A genomic segment from Rahnella aceris encodes:
- the hutI gene encoding imidazolonepropionase yields MPVAISPSFSSEPPSRCDSVWRGATLVTMQDGHYNLIENGAIAVAGGKIVWTGPAADCPVFAGATQHEFSGGIITPGFVDCHTHLVFGGDRSAEFEQRLNGVSYAEIAAAGGGILSTVNATREATEDELLAQALFRLQPLLAEGVTCVEIKSGYGLSVESELKMLRVIRRLGVMLPVEVKSTCLAAHALPPEFKGRADDYIDLICDTLLPVVASENLADAVDAFCEHLAFSPAQVERVFNAAKTLGLPVKLHAEQLSSLHGSALAARHHALSADHLEYATAEDAQAMAASGTVAVLLPGAYYLLRETQCPPVDEFRKHRVPMALASDANPGTSPALSLRLMLNMGCTLFRLTPEEALAGITCHGARALGLQDTHGTLEAGKVADFIHWPLSRPAGLVYWLGGQLPCTVVFRGEVRGEFRS; encoded by the coding sequence ATGCCGGTAGCGATATCCCCTTCTTTTTCTTCCGAACCCCCTTCCCGTTGTGACAGCGTATGGCGCGGTGCCACGCTGGTCACCATGCAGGACGGCCATTACAACCTGATTGAAAACGGGGCGATTGCTGTCGCAGGCGGGAAAATCGTCTGGACCGGCCCTGCCGCAGATTGTCCGGTTTTCGCAGGCGCCACACAGCATGAATTCAGCGGTGGGATCATCACGCCGGGCTTTGTTGACTGCCATACGCATCTGGTATTTGGCGGCGACCGCAGCGCAGAATTTGAACAGCGGCTGAACGGCGTCAGCTACGCAGAAATCGCCGCAGCCGGTGGGGGAATTCTTTCCACCGTCAATGCCACGCGCGAGGCCACCGAAGATGAACTTCTGGCTCAGGCGTTGTTCCGCTTACAACCCTTGCTGGCCGAAGGCGTAACCTGTGTTGAGATTAAATCGGGTTACGGGCTGAGTGTAGAGAGCGAGCTGAAGATGCTGCGGGTGATCCGCCGGTTAGGTGTCATGCTGCCAGTCGAGGTGAAATCCACCTGCCTTGCCGCTCATGCCCTGCCGCCGGAATTCAAAGGACGCGCTGATGACTATATTGACCTCATCTGCGACACATTATTGCCGGTGGTTGCCAGTGAAAATCTGGCCGACGCCGTCGATGCCTTTTGTGAACATCTGGCGTTCTCACCGGCACAGGTTGAACGGGTTTTTAATGCCGCAAAAACCTTAGGTTTACCGGTTAAATTACACGCCGAACAACTGTCTTCCCTGCATGGTAGCGCCCTGGCTGCACGACATCATGCGCTGTCAGCCGACCATCTGGAATACGCCACAGCAGAAGATGCTCAGGCAATGGCCGCCAGCGGCACCGTCGCCGTATTACTGCCGGGGGCCTATTATTTGCTGCGCGAAACACAATGCCCGCCGGTGGATGAGTTCCGCAAACATCGGGTGCCGATGGCGCTGGCCAGTGATGCCAATCCGGGCACATCGCCTGCGCTTTCTTTGCGTCTGATGCTGAACATGGGATGTACCTTGTTCCGCCTGACGCCTGAAGAAGCGCTGGCCGGGATCACCTGCCATGGTGCACGTGCGCTGGGTTTACAGGACACGCACGGCACGCTGGAAGCGGGCAAAGTCGCTGACTTTATACACTGGCCACTGTCGCGTCCTGCCGGGCTGGTTTACTGGCTGGGCGGTCAGTTGCCCTGCACTGTTGTTTTTCGTGGAGAAGTACGAGGAGAGTTCCGTTCATGA
- the hutG gene encoding N-formylglutamate deformylase — MSLSTANVIAEPYHFIQGTAPLLISIPHAGTHLTPEVASGLSEAALPLSDTDWHIPQLYDFARSLGASILVGQYSRFVIDLNRPSDDKPLYTTATTGLYPETLFDGRATFKPGMTPTNTQRQQYLDQIWQPYHQKIQSELARMKQEFGYALLFDAHSIASVIPRLFDGQLPDLNLGTNSGASCSPALSEILERTCQQQTRFSHVLNGRFKGGYITRAYGQPDVDIHTVQLELAQVNYMEEMEPFAYSPDKAAELQVLLKQLLEGMVRWGTDRYKQSAV; from the coding sequence ATGAGCCTTTCAACTGCCAATGTTATCGCTGAACCGTACCATTTTATCCAGGGGACAGCGCCGTTACTGATCAGTATCCCTCACGCAGGTACACATCTGACGCCAGAAGTCGCCAGCGGTCTGAGCGAAGCCGCCCTGCCGCTTTCCGATACCGACTGGCATATCCCGCAACTGTACGATTTTGCGCGCTCACTGGGTGCCAGCATTCTGGTCGGCCAGTATTCACGGTTCGTTATCGATCTCAACCGGCCTTCCGACGATAAACCGCTGTATACCACTGCCACCACGGGTTTGTATCCCGAGACGTTATTTGATGGTCGCGCGACCTTCAAACCAGGCATGACGCCGACAAATACCCAACGCCAGCAATATTTGGATCAAATCTGGCAACCGTATCACCAGAAAATCCAGTCAGAACTGGCGCGCATGAAACAGGAATTCGGTTATGCACTGCTGTTTGATGCGCATTCCATTGCATCGGTGATCCCGCGTCTTTTCGACGGCCAGTTACCGGATCTCAACCTCGGCACCAACAGCGGCGCAAGCTGTTCACCGGCGCTGAGTGAAATCCTTGAGAGAACCTGCCAGCAACAAACCCGCTTCAGCCATGTGCTTAATGGCCGTTTTAAGGGTGGATATATCACGAGGGCTTACGGCCAGCCTGATGTGGATATTCACACTGTTCAGCTTGAGCTGGCGCAGGTGAATTACATGGAGGAGATGGAGCCATTTGCTTACTCGCCTGATAAGGCGGCTGAATTGCAGGTGTTATTGAAACAGTTGCTGGAAGGAATGGTGAGATGGGGGACGGACAGGTATAAACAAAGCGCTGTTTAA
- the hutC gene encoding histidine utilization repressor, whose translation MSEPTPLSQNGAAPHQVTQQQGVSQQTLSELAAAMSDTPAPIYQRVKQAIISQIRAGVWKPHQRVPSESELVNEIGVSRMTINRALRELTSEGFLIRMQGVGTFVAEAKAYTPMLEVHNIADEIAQRGHRHDSKILVCEARLADADQALQLGIATGTMMFYSQIVHYENNVAVQIEDRFVNPETAPDYLQQVLNKQTPYTYLMEIAPLTAGEHRVEAISASDEQRELLQLNEHEPCLLIHRRTWSGSRVVTSARLIYPGSRYQLFGRFTSHG comes from the coding sequence ATGTCGGAGCCCACACCACTTTCTCAAAATGGTGCCGCGCCACATCAGGTCACACAACAACAGGGCGTGTCGCAGCAGACATTGTCCGAACTGGCGGCCGCGATGAGCGATACACCCGCACCGATTTATCAGCGGGTGAAACAGGCGATCATCAGCCAGATCCGCGCCGGCGTCTGGAAACCGCATCAGCGGGTACCTTCTGAAAGTGAGCTGGTCAATGAAATTGGCGTCAGCCGTATGACCATCAACCGTGCTTTGCGTGAACTGACCAGCGAAGGTTTTTTGATCCGCATGCAGGGTGTCGGCACGTTTGTGGCCGAAGCCAAGGCCTACACGCCGATGCTGGAAGTACACAACATTGCCGATGAAATTGCCCAGCGCGGTCATCGCCATGACAGCAAGATTCTGGTGTGTGAAGCGCGGCTGGCGGATGCCGATCAGGCGCTGCAACTGGGTATCGCCACTGGCACGATGATGTTTTATTCGCAAATTGTTCATTACGAAAACAACGTCGCGGTGCAGATTGAAGACCGTTTTGTGAACCCGGAAACCGCACCCGATTATCTGCAACAGGTGCTGAACAAGCAGACGCCCTATACGTACCTGATGGAAATCGCGCCGCTGACGGCGGGTGAACATCGCGTTGAAGCCATCAGTGCCAGCGATGAGCAACGCGAGCTGTTGCAACTGAATGAACATGAGCCTTGTCTCCTGATCCACCGCCGGACCTGGAGCGGCAGCCGCGTAGTGACTTCCGCGCGCCTGATTTACCCGGGTTCCCGCTATCAATTATTTGGACGTTTCACCAGCCACGGCTGA